From the Macaca nemestrina isolate mMacNem1 chromosome 18, mMacNem.hap1, whole genome shotgun sequence genome, the window CCTTCTATCACCTTGAAACACACTACCCACCGACACTCATAATTGCAGACAAAACCTGTCATTTTAATCCTGGGCTTTTCTTCCACCCTTGATATGTTCTATAAGGTTTAACCCATTAACATCACCACCCTGCCATTTACAAAGTGGGGGACCCAGTTCTGGGGGCTCAGGTGTAACCTGGAGGGCCTCACAGCCCACCAGGCCCCCTCCCAACCCCAGTACCCTCAGTCAGGTGGTGCTAGTAGAGCCATCTCCGAAGCTGCAGGCCCCAGGTAGATGGGCAGGGCCCTTCATGGGTGTGCAGTGGCGGTTCCCTCGTCAGTCCAGCCACTGCCCAGGACTGAGGGTCTTCAAGGAAGATGAGGCCATTGTCCTTCTCCAGGTGGCTTCACCGCAGTGCTGCCTGGGCACCTCTCTGAGGCAGAGAAGTGGCCCCTCGCTCAGTCCCTGCCCGGCCGACCACTGTGGCCTGCACACGAATAGGTCAAAGCCAGATCCCGGAGCTGGTGCTGTCCTAGGTGGCCGCTCACCCCCGCCCCGCCAGCATCTCTCTCTGGACACAGCCAGACACTTATATCCCCTTCTCTGTATGCAAAGTAATCGCTCCTCTGTTCTGAACACCACTAGGCATGGCTCCCGTGCCACCTCTGTGCTCTGGGGCTCCACTTCCCGGGAAAGAATGCAGAAACTTCCACAGTGATGGCGTCCAGCCATGTGCTGCCGCCAACCTGAACCACCCCACACCGACACCCAGCTCCTACCACAAAGGCTCAGGATCCCACAGGCCTTTGGGACTGTCACGCTCTTGACTTTTCCTGCTCCTCCATCCACGACATGCCCTATGCTGTGGTGTGTCACATATGGCACCATATTCGAGGTCCTTTGCACATTCCTAAGGAGATACCTCCTGTCTGTGCTGGGGCCAAGGAGAACACCCCGGGTACCTGGGCTCATCAGAGGCCCAAGGAGATGGAAGGTGAAGCTGCATCACAGGACGGTGGAGACAGGAGCATCAGGGCCAGACCCTGGGATGAGGATGTGGGTGCGAGGGTTTGGTTAGGGAGGTGATCCCAGGAGTACCAGATGGAGAGGCAGTAaacaaggaaggcaaggaagccAGTGAGGGGGTCACCAAGCAGGTCACCACTGCAGGCCACTGAGTGCAGTCCCACTGGTGACTCTGAGAGACAGAGTAGAACGCACCTTGAAGTGACGCCCGCCCTCAGGTGGCAGAGATGGGTTGTTTTATCCTGATACTCAGCAGACATTTTTGGAGGCTGCCCTTTGGAGAATGTTCATTCCTGCCCTTTGTGGAGGCGAAACGAGCTCCTCTGGCCAGAAAAAGTCTTCAGGCAGGGAGGTCACTGTGCTGGCGATGACACCATCGTGATAGTCCACAAGAGCCATCATTGGGTCCCCATGTATGGGCATGGTGAGGTCCCAGGTCTCTGCACAGcgctccagcagctgctgccacaCACAAGAAACAGGCATCGCCCAGAAGAGGGCGGAAAGGGGGTTGATACAAAGTAAGGCTGTTCACAGCCACCATGGGGAGCATCCTCTGTCACACCGGCCAAGCcccatgcacatacacacactgggGCCCCTCCCATCAAGTTCCTAGAGACACCCCTGGCACACACTCACATGTAGCATCCCCTCAGCTCTACCTCCTGTGGTTTTGTGGACATTTGCTCAGACAGCTTTGGTGCACACACACTAGTGCCCTTCTCACTTAGAGCTTGTGCATGTACACACTTGGCATCGCACACTCCAGTGCCACCGACACTCCCACTCAACTGTTCCTATCCGTTGATACTAGCGGTATCCTATCCGCTAATACCCACCTGCAGGTTCAAACAGGCTCTGGGTATTAGCAGTGGAGAGACAGTAAGTTTCATCGTCTGAGGAAGTGAATCTTCTGTCCTGGTCTCTGCTTTGCTTGACCCCACACTGCACCTCCTCGGGGCCAGAGGAActctctggagcccaggaatGGCTGCCTAGATCAGGCCGGACATCTCTGGACTTGGGGGCTGGGCAGATCTTTACCCCAGGGTGGCAGCCCAGTTGTGCCAGCCCAACATGTCTCCAAGAAATCCAAGGTTGCAGGTCCTCAGGCCCTGCCGTCCCCACCTCAGCCATGCCACCACTAACCATCCCCACCAGCATGACTCCTGGGGGCCTGGGGCTGCCTGTCTCTCTTCCACCGCCAGTGGCTGCCTGGTCCACAGCCCACCACAAGGCTGGCACCACCTGAACTGTGTGGTGGAGTAGGAGGGCATCCCTTGAAAAGGACCCTTCACTCCCTGCCACTCTGAGCCTCATTATCCAACTGCAAGAGACAGAAACCCAACTGGAATCTTCATAAGCAAGGAAGAATACTTACTGAATTGTCCAAGTCAAGCATGGCTGGATCCAGAAAGTGCAGGAATATATGGGCAGGTATGTCATCTCTCTCTGGACGCTGCTGTCCACCACAGCGCCTTCATTCTCCCATCAGAACAAAAGTATGGAAGCCCCAAGTCTACTTTGGTTGGTTCATAATCCAAAACAAAGAGATCCTCTCTCCCCCAGAGAGCAAATACCAAGTCTCAGAGAAAACTGACTGGCCCAGACATGTCCTCATCCCTGACTCTCTGAATGGCTGTGGCTGGGATTAAGGtctctgttgtttgtttgtttgtttttgagtcaaagtctcaccctgtctcccacactagagtgcagtggtacgatctcggctcactgcaacctccatctcccaggttcaagcaattctcctgcctcagcctcccgagtagctgggattacgggcacatgCTACTGAGCCcgactaaatttttgtatttttagtagagacagggtctcaccatgttggccaggctggccttgaactcctaacctcaggtgatctgcctgccttggcctcccaaagtgctgggattacaggcatgagccaccgcacccagccgggaTTAGGGCCTCTGGCTGGCTCAGCCTGGGTCATGCCAAAGCAGTCCCTGCAGATCTCCCGTGCCTCCAcctctcctccctgcctgccACTCTGtagagggtgaggaggaggagccaCATTTGTCTCTCCTGGAATGGGTTTTGCAAAGAAAagaggggaggaggctgggagaaCTGGAGACACACAGATGAGCAGCCTCTGCCATGTTCCCTTGACAGGGCCAGGCCCTATCCCTCAGATCTCAGTCTGAGCGATGATCCCAAGCCACAGATAGACAAGGAGCTGGGCAGTGAGTGAGGGCAGGTGCTGGGGCAGGGTCAGGCAG encodes:
- the LOC105491468 gene encoding LOW QUALITY PROTEIN: uncharacterized protein (The sequence of the model RefSeq protein was modified relative to this genomic sequence to represent the inferred CDS: inserted 3 bases in 2 codons; deleted 2 bases in 1 codon; substituted 1 base at 1 genomic stop codon); the encoded protein is MLPMVAVNSLTLYQPPFRPLLGDACFLCVAAAAGALCRDLGPHHAHTWGPNDGSCGLSRWCHRQHSDLPAXRLFLARGARFASTKGRNEHSPKGSLQKCLLSIRIXTTHLCHLRAGVTSRCVLLCLSESPVGLHSVACSGDLLGDPLTGFLAFLVYCLXPSGTPGITSLTKLAPTSSSQGLALMLLSPPSCDAASPSISLGL